In Anguilla rostrata isolate EN2019 chromosome 1, ASM1855537v3, whole genome shotgun sequence, a genomic segment contains:
- the six4a gene encoding homeobox protein SIX4a, producing MSSSSNEVIVANEIKKENVKADKRETIKLLALDTAELSMEHATSAADTVHTELLVSATSSLAFSPEQVACVCEALQQGGNVDRLARFLWSLPQSDLLRGNESILKAQALVAFHQARYQELYSILENHSFSPSNHSSLQDLWYKARYTEAEKARGRPLGAVDKYRLRRKYPLPRTIWDGEETVYCFKERSRNALKDLYKQNRYPSPAEKRNLAKITGLSLTQVSNWFKNRRQRDRNPSEAQSKSESDGNHSTEDESSKGQDDLSPRPLSNSSDGMAAHGALPITGALDSGVVIQQIGDIKMSSASGGGVVFNGNLVTTNPPTIFHNGSSYIQAPSNILFNGLNLGAQPLAFNPLRPSSDGLLGGSNGDTSLQAAQEKGLNGLAASSPLPYSSFAGGVSGAEVKLEGVQTLASQSGGSSVLTFSTSAGSLQLGNYSLVQVPSTESNGASLLNSLPPLQLPPASSHGGVPLSSVVVSSPGGDSSFSLQQQPQDKLVLAPLQPSTVLYTMANAAQPIIKQEPVEGESYAFPPGLHLDQGGQLSYSAAPLNSSRALPASQASAISVVSSSSAVPGHYTTLSVSSSLGAQTVQTHHHLLPSDYSDHNALPHHAHVHSSTPSLNGNFLSITEDKAGAAGMSDMVRVMCGEMEAEEKELAKLQTVRMDEDMGDL from the exons atgtcttcttcCTCAAACGAAGTCATAGTTGCAAATGAGATCAAGAAGGAAAATGTTAAGGCAGATAAACGGGAGACCATCAAGCTGCTAGCGCTGGATACTGCGGAGTTGTCTATGGAGCATGCAACTTCAGCTGCAGATACGGTCCACACTGAACTTCTCGTGAGCGCTACCTCCTCACTGGCCTTTTCCCCCGAGCAagttgcgtgtgtatgtgaggctCTGCAGCAGGGAGGCAATGTGGATCGTCTGGCCAGGTTTTTATGGTCCTTACCACAGAGTGACTTACTACGTGGCAACGAAAGCATCCTCAAAGCCCAAGCTCTTGTGGCTTTCCACCAGGCTCGGTATCAGGAGCTGTACAGTATCCTAGAGAACCACAGCTTCAGCCCGTCAAACCATTCTTCTCTACAGGACCTATGGTACAAGGCACGGTACACTGAGGCGGAGAAGGCTCGGGGGAGACCCCTGGGCGCTGTGGATAAATACCGTCTGCGTAGGAAATATCCCCTTCCCCGGACTATCTGGGACGGTGAGGAGACGGTATACTGCTTCAAAGAGAGGTCTCGAAACGCACTGAAGGATCTTTACAAGCAGAATAGGTACCCCTCTCCAGCCGAGAAGAGAAATCTAGCTAAAATCACCGGACTCTCCTTGACTCAAGTCAGCAACTGGTTTAAAAACAGGAGACAGAGGGATAGGAATCCTTCCGAAGCGCAGTCCAAGag TGAATCCGATGGCAACCACAGCACGGAAGACGAGTCCAGCAAGGGCCAGGACGACCTCTCCCCGCGCCCTCTGTCCAACTCCTCAGACGGGATGGCGGCCCACGGGGCCCTCCCCATCACAGGCGCCCTGGACAGCGGCGTGGTCATCCAGCAGATCGGGGACATCAAGATGTCCTCCGCCTCTGGAGGCGGGGTGGTCTTCAACGGGAACCTGGTGACCACCAACCCTCCCACCATCTTCCACAACGGCAGCTCCTACATCCAGGCCCCCAGTAACATCCTTTTCAACGGGCTCAACCTGGGTGCGCAGCCATTGGCCTTCAACCCCTTGCGCCCCTCTTCTGACGGCCTGCTGGGGGGCTCCAACGGGGACACGTCGCTGCAGGCCGCCCAGGAGAAGGGGCTCAACGGCCTGGCAGCGAGCTCCCCCCTGCCCTACTCCTCCTTCGCCGGCGGCGTGAGCGGCGCTGAGGTGAAGCTGGAGGGGGTGCAGACTCTCGCCTCCCAGAGTGGGGGATCCTCCGTTCTCACCTTCTCCACCTCCGCCGGGTCCCTGCAGCTCGGCAACTACAGCCTGGTGCAGGTGCCCAGCACCGAAAGCAACGGGGCGTCGCTGCTCAACAGCCTCCCCCCGCTGCAGCtgccccccgcctcctctcacG GTGGCGTGCCGTTGAGCAGCGTGGTGGTGAGCTCGCCGGGCGGCGactcctccttctcccttcAGCAGCAGCCTCAGGACAAGCTGGTCCTGGCCCCCCTGCAGCCCAGCACGGTGCTCTACACCATGGCCAACGCCGCCCAGCCCATCATCAAACAGGAGCCCGTGGAGGGGGAGAGCTACGCTTTCCCCCCGGGCCTGCACCTAGACCAGGGCGGCCAGCTCAGCTACTCGGCCGCCCCCTTGAACTCCAGCCGGGCCCTGCCCGCCAGCCAGGCCTCGGCGATCTCCGTGGTGAGCTCGTCCAGCGCTGTGCCGGGACACTACACTACGCTCTCCGTCAGCTCCTCCCTAGGGGCCCAGACTGTTCAGACGCACCACCACTTGCTCCCGTCAGACTACAGTGACCATAATGCCCTGCCCCATCACGCTCATGTCCACTCGTCCACTCCCAGCCTGAATGGCAACTTTCTGTCCATCACGGAGGACAAGGCTGGCGCAGCTGGGATGAGCGACATGGTGAGGGTCATGTGTGGTGAGATGGAGGCCGAGGAGAAAGAGCTGGCCAAACTTCAGACCGTGCGAATGGACGAGGACATGGGTGACCTTTAA